In Gymnogyps californianus isolate 813 chromosome 6, ASM1813914v2, whole genome shotgun sequence, a single window of DNA contains:
- the VPS26A gene encoding vacuolar protein sorting-associated protein 26A encodes MSFLGGFFGPVCEIDVILNDAETRKTAEIKTEDGKVEKHFLFYDGESVSGKVNFFFKPHGKRLEHQGIRIEFVGQIELFNDKSNTHEFVNLVKELALPGELTQSRSYDFEFMQVEKPYESYIGANVRLRYFLKVTIVRRLSDLVKEYDLIVHQLATYPDVNNSIKMEVGIEDCLHIEFEYNKSKYHLKDVIVGKIYFLLVRIKIQHMELQLIKKEITGIGPSTTTETETIAKYEIMDGAPVKGESIPIRLFLAGYDPTPTMRDVNKKFSVRYFLNLVLVDEEDRRYFKQQEIILWRKAPEKLRKQRTNFHQRFESPESQASAEQPEM; translated from the exons ATG AGTTTTCTTGGAGGCTTTTTCGGTCCTGTTTGTGAGATTGATGTTATTCTTAATGATGCTGAAACAcgaaaaacagcagaaattaaaacagaagacGGTAAagtagaaaagcattttctcttctaTGATGGAGAATCTGTTTCAGGaaaggtaaattttttttttaaa CCGCATGGGAAGAGACTAGAGCACCAAGGAATTAGAATTGAGTTTGTAGGACAAATCG AACTCTTCAATGACAAAAGCAATACCCATGAATTTGTAAACTTAGTGAAAGAACTGGCCTTACCCGGAGAACTGACCCAAAGCAGAAGCTATGACTTTGAATTCATGCAGGTTGAAAAGCCATACGAATCCTACATTGGTGCCAACGTCAGACTGAG GTATTTTCTAAAAGTGACAATAGTGAGACGGCTGTCAGACTTGGTGAAAGAATATGATCTGATTGTTCACCAACTTGCTACGTACCCAGATGTAAACAACTCCATTAAAATGGAAGTAGGCATTGAAGACTGTCTTCATATAGAGTTTGAATACAACAAGTCAAA gTATCACTTAAAGGATGTGATTGTtggaaaaatttatttcctcttaGTGAGAATAAAAATTCAGCACATGGAGTTGCAGCTGATCAAAAAGGAGATTACTGGAATTG GACCCAGTACCACAACAGAGACTGAAACCATTGCAAAGTATGAAATAATGGATGGTGCACCAGTTAAAG gtgAATCGATTCCTATAAGACTGTTCTTAGCAGGCTATGACCCAACTCCAACAATGAGGGATGTGAACAAAAAATTTTCAGTGAGGTACTTCTTAAATCTAGTGCTTGTGGATGAAGAAGACAGACGATACTTCAAACAGCAG gaaataattttatggaGAAAAGCTCCTGAGAAGCTGAGGAAACAACGAACAAACTTTCACCAGCGATTTGAATCTCCAGAATCACAAGCATCTGCTGAGCAACCTGAAATGTGA
- the SRGN gene encoding serglycin, with protein MPAKMQLLIRCNGRIFLAICLILFVGYTAQGAPMQKARYKRVRCRPDAWSANCIEEKGPWFYTPTGGANRILPPMADPSLMKQYQELGDIFPLSDEESGSGSNAVVEAEPASGSGLGDSDSFSEAKLPVFLAGPRGSKLKQKLTEEDLLL; from the exons ATGCCGGCCAAAATGCAGCTCCTTATCAGATGTAACGGGAGGATTTTCCTGGCTATTTGTTTAATCCTCTTTGTGGGATACACAGCACAAG GTGCTCCGATGCAGAAGGCAAGGTACAAGAGAGTGAGGTGCCGACCTGACGCCTGGTCTGCTAATTGCATCGAAGAGAAGGGGCCCTGGTTTTACACGCCCACCGGCGGAGCCAACAGGATCCTTCCTCCCATGGCAGACCCGTCCCT GATGAAGCAATACCAGGAGCTGGGCGACATATTCCCTCTGTCAGATGAGGAGTCCGGCTCTGGGTCCAACGCTGTGGTGGAAGCGGAGCCAGCCTCTGGGTCGGGGCTCGGTGACAGCGACAGCTTCTCTGAGGCGAAGCTGCCTGTCTTCCTAGCGGGCCCGCGAGGCAGCAAGCTGAAGCAAAAGCTAACGGAGGAGGATCTGCTCCTGTAG